A window of Adhaeribacter arboris genomic DNA:
ATATGCCGGAGGTAACCGGATATTGAACAAAAATTTCTTTGAAATAGCGTTTACCCCTATAAACGAACAAATGCCTCGTTTGGGCGATGTGCTACGCTTAACTAAGAATCGAAGTTTATCGCAGGTAAATAACCGCAATTTTGCTTTATTAGGCGATCCTTCTATGCGACTGGCTTATCCACAACTGAAGGTAAGTTTGGATAAAGTAAACAACACAGATGTAAGTTCTGGAATTGATACGTTAAAAGCCTTATCTAAAATTACTTTTACTGGCAGCATCCGGGAGAGTAACCTAGCAGTTGCAACTAACTTTAATGGCTTGGTGCAAATTATTGTATATGAAAAAGAAACCCAGATAAACACCCTCGGCGACGAAAGTGCAAATGGAGTAAGTAATATACGCGCGGTACCTATTCGGGAAAACATTATTTATGATGGCACTGCTTCAGTACAAGCTGGCTTGTTTAGTACTACCTTCATCGTTCCTAAAGATATTGCCTACAATCTTGGAAATGGTAAAATCAGTTTTTATGCTTTTTCAGGCACTACCGATGCTCAAGGCGCTTTCTCCAATATTATCGTGGGTGCAGCCAATCCAAATAGTACTTCTGATAACCAGCCTCCGGCTATTCGCTTATTTATGGATGATGAAACATTTAAATCAGGTGGTTTAACAACTCCTAATACCACTTTGCTGGCACATATTACCGATGAAAATGGAATTAATACTACCGGTATAGGCATTGGACACGAATTAACGGCTGTTATAGATGGAAATAAAAACCAGTCTATAAACTTGAATAACTATTTTACCGCTGAAGTAGATAACTATCAGGCAGGTCAGGTGCGGTATCCTTTATCAAATTTATCCGTTGGTAAGCATGAAATTAGTGTTAAGGCTTGGGATACGTATAATAACTCTGCCGAAAGTAAAATTGATCTGATGGTAGCCAATTCCGAAAAGCTAGCCTTAGCCCAGGTTTTCAACTATCCTAATCCTGTGCAGAACCAAACTACCTTTCAGTTTGACCATAATCGGCAGGGTGATGACTTAAATATAGAAATTAAGATATTTTCCACTACCGGAAGCTTAGTAAAAACACTTACTGGCACCAGTTTTGCCAGTAAACCGCATTTAGATGCTATTATATGGGATGGCCGGAACGAAAATAAACAAGCTTTGGCGAAAGGATTATATATTTATGTCCTGACTGTTCGTTCCAATCTTGATGGTGCGAAAGCAACTAAAACTGAAAAACTAATTTTATTAAATTAATATTGCAAGAACACCATATATTTCGTGTTAAAACTGTTAACCCTAATATGACTAAAATCTCCAAAAAACTGGTAACTGCCTTAACGGTTGGTTCACTTTTTATTTCTCATTTGTCGCGTGCTCAGTTTACTGGCTCTAACGTGGTTACTACCGCTGTACCAGTTTTAACAATAGCTCCTGATGCACGGGCAGCCGGAATGGGCGACGCTGGGGTAGCCACTTCACCCGATAATAATGCCTCTTTTTGGAATCCGGCAAAACTGGGATTTGTTACTACCGATTTTAGTGCGAGTGCCTCTTATTCTCCCTGGTTGCGCAATATCATTAATGATATGTCCATCTCTTATTTATCGGGAGTTAAGAAAGTAAGTGAGCGTTCTGCGTTCTCTGCCTCTCTCATGTATTTTGATCTGGGAGATATTCAGTTTACCGATGAACAGGGTAATCCAGTCCAGCAATTTAATCCGAAAGAATATTTTGTAAGTTTTGGCTATGGTCAGCAGTTAAGCGAGAACTTAAGTTTAGGTATTGGAGCGCGTTTTATTCATTCTAATCTTTCAGCGGGTATTAATGACTCCAAACCAGGCAATTCTGTTGCAGCAGATATTGGCATTTACTACAATAAAGACCTAACCATTGGCGCTCGTAATTATAACTTAGCTTTAGGTGGAAACATATCTAATATCGGAGCTAAAATCAACTATGTAAATGCCGATCGTAAAGACTTTCTACCAACTAACTTAAAATTGGGAACAGCTTTTACCATGGAACTGGACCCCTATAACACCTTAACGCTTGCCGTAGATGCGAATAAATTATTAGTTCCTTCGTTAGGAGCTAATACCGGGCAAAGCGTACCTAGTGCTATATTTTCATCATTTAGCGATGCCCCCGGTGGAGCTAGCGAAGAATTACAGGAAGTAATTTTAAATACTGGTTTAGAGTACTGGTATAATCAATTATTCGCGGCTCGTCTGGGCTACTTTTACGAAAGCCCTAACAAAGGCGATCGGCATTACTTAAGCTTAGGAGCCGGAATCCGGTATCAGAAATTCGGGATTGACTTTGCTTATTTGGTTCCTAACGGCGATAGAAGCAATCCATTAGCAAGTACTCTCCGGTTTACTTTGCACTTTAACTTAAGTAACGAAGAAGGTACTGGTACTACTGTTCCAACTGAGTAATTAACTGCATGCTTAACCGTACTGAAGCTCCTGCTTTAAAAGAAATTTCTGCTGTACAATTACCATCTGCCGAAGTAACGACTTTTCCGAATAAAAGCCGGTTACACCGTATTTTTAATTCCACTCAACCCATTCTCAAATTTGAGATTGTTTTAAAAGCGGGTAAGTGGTATGAACCTTATAATGGAATTGCCTATTTAGCAGCCAAAATGCTGTTAGAAGGAACCCAGCAATACTCCGCCCGGCAAATTGCGGATATAATTGCTTTTTATGGAGCCTCGCTAGAAA
This region includes:
- the porV gene encoding type IX secretion system outer membrane channel protein PorV; its protein translation is MTKISKKLVTALTVGSLFISHLSRAQFTGSNVVTTAVPVLTIAPDARAAGMGDAGVATSPDNNASFWNPAKLGFVTTDFSASASYSPWLRNIINDMSISYLSGVKKVSERSAFSASLMYFDLGDIQFTDEQGNPVQQFNPKEYFVSFGYGQQLSENLSLGIGARFIHSNLSAGINDSKPGNSVAADIGIYYNKDLTIGARNYNLALGGNISNIGAKINYVNADRKDFLPTNLKLGTAFTMELDPYNTLTLAVDANKLLVPSLGANTGQSVPSAIFSSFSDAPGGASEELQEVILNTGLEYWYNQLFAARLGYFYESPNKGDRHYLSLGAGIRYQKFGIDFAYLVPNGDRSNPLASTLRFTLHFNLSNEEGTGTTVPTE